One genomic region from Amaranthus tricolor cultivar Red isolate AtriRed21 chromosome 12, ASM2621246v1, whole genome shotgun sequence encodes:
- the LOC130828685 gene encoding uncharacterized protein LOC130828685 has protein sequence MITKSKQASQHAADLRETFLTLRKHQMKLNPDKCVFGVTGGKCMGFLVDERGIEANPDKIRAIQNMRSPTSVKEVQKLTGCLAALGRFFSKSADKSEAEESFRQLKEHLSTLPKLVSPIKGEKLALYVSVSEYSLSGVLVAEREKKQLPIYYISHAFRGSEGNYDGSSTQSASGAGLLIVSSAGVRMERAVRFEFAASNNEAEYEALLMGLRICYETGAKKLSAFSDSQLIVGQVNGEFEAKDDSMKMYLQQVREFVQKFDKFTLEHIPRSQNAQADSLAKLASSAETSAARDIIWEVLPNPSLNFMVDTIDRSETWMEPYIEYLRSQTLPQDECQAKMLRKKARWFEFHEGTLYKKSYTHPLLKCVSPEEGNYILREIHEGGCDRKEAI, from the exons atgatcacaaaaagcaaacAAGCAAGTCAGCACGCCGCAGACTTACGAGAGACGTTCCTTACCCTTCGAAAGCACCAAATGAAACTCAATCCTGACAAGTGTGTGTTCGGAGTTACCGGAGGGAAATGCATGGGCTTCCTGGTAGACGAGCGAGGCATTGAGGCAAATCCCGATAAAATCCGGGCTATACAAAACATGAGATCTCCCACCTCagtaaaagaagtacaaaagctcACGGGGTGCCTGGCTGCTCTTGGAAGATTTTTTTCCAAGTCCGCGGATAAAT cagaagcagaagagtCCTTCCGCCAACTTAAAGAGCACCTGTCCAccttgccaaaactagtttcgcccATCAAAGGGGAGAAGCTAGCCCTATATGTCTCTGTCTCCGAATATTCGTTATCCGGAGTACTGGTTgcagaaagagaaaagaaacagCTTCCTATATACTACATAAGTCATGCATTCCGTGGCTCGGAGGGAAACTACG atgggtcctcTACCCAATCAGCAAGTGGTGCTGGACTCCTCATTGTgtcttccgccggggtccgtatggaaagggcggtcaggTTTGAGTTCGCAGCATCCAACAACGAAGCCGAATATGAAGCATTATTGATGGGACTGAGAATTTGCTACGAAACGGGAGCCAAAAAATTATCCGCCTTCTCCGACTCCCAATTGATTGTTGGACAAGTGAACGGGGAATTCGAAGCTAAAGATGACAGCATGAAAATGTACCTGCAGCAAGTAAGggaatttgttcaaaaattcgacAAGTTCACGTTGGAGCACATTCCAAGATCCCAGAACGCCCAAGCTGATTCCTTGGCCAAGCTTGCCAGCTCAGcagaaacatccgcggctcgagATATAATCTGGGAAGTACTTCCTAACCCCAGCCTCAACTTCATGGTCGATACCATCGACAGATCAGAAACATGGATGGAGCCATACATCGAATATTTGCGGAGTCAGACACTTCCCCAAGATGAATGTCAGGCCAAAATGCTCCGGAAGAAAGCCAGATGGTTCGAATTCCATGAAGGAACGCTCTACAAGAAGTCATATACACACCCCCTCCTGAAATGCGTatcccctgaagaaggaaactatatcctccgcgaaatacacgaagggGGATGCG ataggaaggaagccatCTAA